In one Nicotiana sylvestris chromosome 8, ASM39365v2, whole genome shotgun sequence genomic region, the following are encoded:
- the LOC138876313 gene encoding uncharacterized protein yields MPYHPVDNGQAESTNKVIIINLKKRLEESKGNWLEVLPVVLWAYRTTAKPSTGEMSFSLVYGDEALIPVEIGEPSTRYTQATEESNEEEMRINLDLLEEGREAALIRMAAQKQVMERYYIRKARLRYFKIGDFVLKKVFQSTRAANTGKLSPTWEGPYKIHGISRKGA; encoded by the coding sequence ATGCCTTACCATCCGGTGGataatggacaagctgaatcaacaaataaagtcattatcatcAATTTGAAGAAAAGATTGGAGGAATCCAAAGGCAATTGGCTAGAAGTATTACCTGTTGTTTTGTGGGCTTACCGCACAACAGCAAAACCAAGTACGGGAGAAATGTCGTTCTCACTTGTATATGGAGATGAAGCCTTGATCCCAGTAGAGATAGGGGAGCCAAGCACGAGATATACACAAGCAACTGAAGAGTCTAATGAAGAAGAAATGCGAATAaacctagatttacttgaagaagGAAGGGAAGCTGCACTAATAAGGATGGCAGCGCAAAAACAAGTTATGGAACGATACTATATTCGGAAAGCTCGTctaagatacttcaagattggggacttcgtactCAAGAAGGTTTTCCAATCCACGAGAGCAGCTAATACGGGAAAGTTAAGTCCAACTTGGGAAGGACCTTATAAGATTCACGGTATATCAAGAAAAGGAGCATAA